In one window of Cytophagaceae bacterium ABcell3 DNA:
- a CDS encoding LLM class flavin-dependent oxidoreductase, with protein MINKHSSVKYSILELASVSEGVSHQQTFNNCLDLAQKADTMGYFRVWLAEHHNMKSIASSATVVLIGYIAGGTKKIRVGSGGIMLPNHSPLIVAEQFGTLGTLYPGRIDLGLGRAPGTDQETASAIRADRMQAVYHFPDDVNEVMQYFSSDDGGAKVRATVAEGVEVPVYILGSSTDSAHLAAKMGLPYAFASHFAPTHLFDALNIYHNEFQPSEYLQEPYAMAGINVIAADTDATAERLSTSMLRMMLGVLTNKPNYMPPPTEMVPELRELSQHPAMHQFLKYTFTGSRETVKQQTEDFLRQTGVNELIVASHMYHHEDRVNSYRIFSEIMKEVNGG; from the coding sequence ATGATTAACAAGCATAGTAGTGTAAAATATTCCATATTAGAGTTAGCAAGCGTCTCAGAAGGGGTAAGTCATCAGCAAACTTTTAACAATTGTCTGGATTTAGCCCAAAAAGCAGATACTATGGGCTACTTTCGTGTATGGTTGGCTGAACACCATAACATGAAGAGCATTGCCAGTTCGGCAACGGTCGTTCTCATAGGTTATATTGCAGGAGGAACGAAAAAGATCAGGGTAGGATCCGGGGGAATTATGCTGCCCAACCATTCACCGTTAATTGTTGCGGAACAGTTTGGTACATTAGGAACCTTATATCCAGGGCGTATAGATCTGGGGCTTGGAAGGGCACCAGGCACGGATCAAGAAACCGCCAGCGCTATACGGGCAGACCGCATGCAAGCGGTTTATCATTTCCCAGACGATGTGAATGAGGTTATGCAATATTTTTCCAGTGACGATGGAGGAGCCAAAGTCCGTGCTACCGTGGCAGAAGGGGTGGAGGTGCCTGTTTATATCCTTGGGTCCAGTACCGACAGTGCCCATCTTGCAGCCAAGATGGGTTTGCCATATGCATTTGCCAGCCACTTTGCCCCGACACACCTGTTTGATGCACTGAATATTTATCATAATGAATTTCAGCCATCGGAGTATTTGCAAGAGCCTTATGCCATGGCTGGTATTAATGTCATTGCTGCAGATACTGATGCTACAGCAGAAAGGTTGTCGACATCTATGCTTAGGATGATGCTGGGGGTGCTGACCAATAAACCAAATTACATGCCACCGCCCACAGAAATGGTTCCGGAACTGAGAGAGCTCTCACAACATCCTGCGATGCACCAGTTTTTGAAATATACCTTTACTGGTAGCAGGGAAACTGTAAAGCAGCAAACCGAAGATTTTTTGAGACAAACAGGGGTAAACGAGTTGATTGTGGCTTCTCATATGTATCACCATGAAGATCGCGTAAATTCTTATCGGATATTTTCGGAGATAATGAAGGAAGTGAACGGAGGTTGA
- a CDS encoding SLC13 family permease has translation MVPAYYTVFATLIFSLVMFIWGKVRHDFIALIALFILIIAGIIQPEDAFVGFSHPAVITVAAVLVLSKGLEYSGLIDLLGKWVMQVSNNMVTQIVLLSALVIVASAFINNVGALAVTMPIAIHMARTTGYSPSYILLPIAFAAHFGGMSTLIGTPPNIIIANFRGGAVGEPFRLFDFAPVGVGLSIVGLAFISFGWRLVPKRMAKKSASELFSINDYITEVRVLKDSKINNLKVDDLDKVSRVGISVLGIIRKGRKIPVPEPHEVFLEDDVIMVKTDAEHLKAFLDDTKVALNGTRKLKAKKKVKLEIREAVVVHGSELVGETTSCAKIRTRFRLNLLAVSRSGKNIFHRLNHIKFQPGDVLLLQGPIHIIEESIVRMGCLPLAPRNLRIGYKTRIPITLAIFIAGLILVVADIFPTEVAFPMAAGALLFVGILPRREVYRSIDWPVIVLLGAFIPVGQALETSGGAAILGNVIADLSDGIATWVLLVLLLTITMFLSDVVNNAATAVLMSPIAISAANKLDYSIDPFLMTVAVGSSCAFLTPIGHQSNTLVLGPGGYKFGDYWRLGLPLEILIVIVGIPLILLVWPV, from the coding sequence ATGGTGCCAGCATATTATACAGTGTTTGCTACCCTAATATTTTCTTTGGTCATGTTTATATGGGGCAAAGTCCGTCATGACTTCATTGCATTAATTGCCCTATTTATTTTAATCATAGCAGGTATCATACAGCCTGAAGATGCTTTTGTCGGGTTTTCTCATCCCGCTGTTATTACCGTAGCGGCTGTATTGGTGTTAAGTAAAGGGTTGGAGTATTCTGGGCTGATAGACCTTTTAGGAAAGTGGGTTATGCAGGTTAGCAATAATATGGTTACACAGATTGTGTTACTGTCTGCTTTGGTAATTGTTGCGTCAGCTTTTATTAACAATGTAGGAGCACTGGCAGTAACTATGCCTATTGCCATACATATGGCCAGAACTACTGGTTACTCCCCATCTTATATTTTACTTCCCATCGCTTTTGCTGCCCACTTTGGCGGTATGAGTACCTTAATTGGTACCCCCCCTAACATTATTATTGCTAATTTTCGTGGAGGTGCGGTCGGGGAGCCGTTTAGATTGTTTGACTTTGCGCCAGTTGGGGTAGGTTTGTCCATAGTAGGGTTGGCTTTTATATCTTTTGGATGGCGGTTAGTTCCAAAGAGAATGGCTAAAAAATCAGCCTCAGAATTGTTTAGTATCAACGATTATATTACGGAGGTGAGGGTCTTGAAAGATTCAAAAATAAATAATTTAAAAGTAGATGATCTGGACAAAGTTTCAAGAGTAGGTATTTCTGTGTTGGGTATAATCCGAAAGGGAAGAAAGATACCTGTACCTGAACCTCATGAAGTTTTTCTAGAGGATGATGTCATTATGGTCAAAACGGATGCCGAACACTTAAAAGCTTTTTTAGATGATACTAAAGTAGCCTTAAATGGAACGAGGAAACTGAAAGCCAAGAAAAAGGTGAAACTGGAAATCAGAGAAGCTGTAGTTGTGCACGGTTCTGAACTCGTTGGGGAGACTACCTCTTGTGCCAAAATACGAACGCGTTTCCGTCTTAATTTGCTTGCAGTCTCCAGAAGTGGAAAAAACATTTTTCACAGACTAAACCACATAAAATTTCAACCTGGCGATGTATTGCTCCTGCAGGGGCCAATCCATATTATTGAGGAGTCAATCGTAAGAATGGGGTGTTTGCCTTTGGCGCCCCGAAATCTTAGGATTGGATACAAAACAAGAATACCTATTACATTGGCTATTTTTATAGCAGGCTTGATACTGGTCGTTGCAGATATTTTTCCTACTGAAGTGGCATTTCCTATGGCGGCTGGCGCTTTACTGTTTGTAGGAATTCTTCCTCGGAGGGAAGTATACCGTTCTATTGACTGGCCTGTAATTGTTTTACTGGGGGCATTTATCCCTGTGGGACAGGCATTGGAAACCAGTGGCGGGGCAGCTATACTGGGAAATGTAATTGCAGATTTGTCGGATGGGATAGCGACTTGGGTGCTTTTGGTTCTTTTGCTCACTATAACCATGTTTCTCTCAGATGTTGTAAACAATGCCGCTACTGCCGTTTTGATGTCGCCGATTGCTATTAGTGCTGCAAATAAGCTTGATTATTCTATTGACCCCTTTCTAATGACAGTGGCTGTTGGTAGTTCCTGTGCATTTTTGACACCAATAGGACACCAATCCAATACTTTGGTGCTGGGGCCTGGTGGGTATAAGTTTGGTGACTATTGGCGGCTGGGACTTCCTTTGGAAATACTCATTGTAATTGTAGGTATACCTTTAATTTTATTGGTATGGCCGGTATAG
- a CDS encoding T9SS type A sorting domain-containing protein has translation MTKAVNFAEKTHFTDNTLFISDSEYKAPDPNCGRGYGALYTYKQQSGNWSQHQLFLPDEGSTENKFARHFSYKLNLLVCSAERENHSSNTPRAGAIYVYRRSSWGGNFTRVAKVFAPSPSFGGEYAIGGVATNGIQIVVYDRNQSQLYLYTASGYSVNLVGSMNIGNDAGTIQGITDQGIVIVQNESSVRLFKAHGNGFTEISDDQILPSGNWVLGGRASVDGNSAVFETYNVFGSGSRWGGIRVVKFGSDNVQNVSDINFSLGLSFNNYNSVDPHINNRTIKDVYIKENKGIAVSFYKRNDFSYRNRVALLNYVDGQYRMADVVSSPRSYFYEYETEEWGASVALSGNNLLFVGDPEDKTNDNLTGNQCTTQNPSGALYVYDIQTPENGPNNSKVFTTTFPERHNYIGRSLAISGNYALLGHDLAKDVEENGGAVSILKKVNGEWQFIKKIHSINGQQGEVFGVDVDITDKFAAIGTRLGNNRGAVQLYHVLSSSGEKIEDVDAHRTIVCPVARDHMYFGGSVSIEGDYLAVGATGDVTKGLRAGAVFIYHWNGSNWSLVQKIVPDKTADNQYFGSNVKLKGGLLITMGVDDSKGVVYSYRWNGSAYVNPQKIFSPISGENGGFGSSISVGENYMAVTNSNYYNNNNNNRGMVALYRKINNFWYYEHTIIGENYHYIGADCALEGSRLIVSSGIHPKKVYRFERNNGVWQEVGAIEMDWTISPIKVGLSGNDVLIGDSFYDDYHGRALMMNFHSISGARYGYFDEDDAEDLKVQSGFIYPNPASGGKVTISGTKEIQKIEAYSSHGVLQGQLSFDRNEVDVSSLKPGLYVLYIYDKEGLKSDKLMIE, from the coding sequence TTGACAAAGGCTGTAAATTTCGCTGAGAAAACGCATTTCACTGACAACACGTTGTTTATTTCGGATTCTGAGTATAAAGCTCCGGATCCGAACTGTGGCCGGGGTTATGGGGCATTGTATACGTATAAACAACAGTCGGGCAACTGGTCCCAGCACCAACTTTTCTTGCCCGATGAAGGAAGTACGGAGAATAAATTTGCCCGGCACTTTTCTTATAAGCTCAATTTGCTGGTTTGTTCAGCGGAAAGAGAAAACCACTCAAGCAATACCCCAAGGGCAGGTGCTATATACGTATATAGAAGGTCAAGCTGGGGAGGAAACTTTACGCGTGTTGCCAAAGTATTTGCCCCCTCCCCTAGCTTTGGAGGTGAATATGCAATAGGTGGTGTAGCCACTAACGGTATTCAAATAGTAGTTTACGACCGTAACCAGTCTCAGCTTTACCTTTATACTGCCTCGGGATATTCCGTTAATCTGGTAGGTTCTATGAATATAGGAAACGATGCCGGAACCATACAAGGGATTACGGATCAAGGTATAGTAATAGTCCAGAATGAAAGCTCTGTACGCTTGTTCAAGGCACATGGAAATGGCTTTACTGAAATATCAGATGATCAGATTTTACCTTCCGGAAACTGGGTGCTTGGTGGCAGGGCATCTGTAGACGGGAATTCTGCGGTATTTGAAACTTACAATGTTTTTGGTTCTGGCTCCCGTTGGGGAGGTATAAGAGTTGTTAAGTTTGGATCAGATAACGTTCAGAATGTCTCTGACATAAACTTCTCTTTGGGACTGTCCTTCAACAACTACAATTCTGTTGACCCTCACATTAATAACAGGACAATTAAAGATGTATACATCAAAGAGAACAAGGGTATTGCGGTTTCCTTCTATAAGCGGAATGACTTTTCATATAGAAACCGTGTAGCTTTGCTTAATTATGTGGATGGACAATATAGAATGGCAGATGTAGTGAGCTCGCCAAGAAGTTACTTTTATGAGTATGAAACTGAGGAGTGGGGAGCCTCAGTTGCTTTGTCAGGAAATAACTTATTGTTTGTTGGAGACCCGGAAGATAAAACCAACGATAATCTTACCGGTAATCAATGTACCACGCAGAATCCATCTGGGGCTTTATATGTATATGACATTCAAACTCCGGAAAATGGCCCAAATAATTCCAAGGTATTTACCACGACGTTTCCTGAAAGGCATAATTACATAGGGCGCTCTCTTGCTATATCTGGAAATTACGCATTGCTGGGTCATGATCTTGCAAAAGATGTGGAAGAAAACGGGGGCGCTGTTTCAATATTGAAGAAAGTTAACGGAGAGTGGCAGTTTATAAAAAAAATCCACAGTATTAACGGGCAACAAGGCGAAGTGTTTGGCGTGGATGTAGATATCACAGATAAATTTGCCGCAATAGGTACCAGACTAGGAAATAACCGAGGCGCTGTCCAGCTTTACCATGTGTTGTCCTCTTCGGGCGAAAAGATAGAAGACGTTGATGCACACAGAACTATCGTATGTCCAGTTGCAAGAGACCATATGTATTTTGGAGGATCGGTAAGTATTGAAGGGGATTATCTGGCTGTTGGTGCTACCGGAGATGTTACCAAAGGACTCCGGGCAGGTGCTGTTTTTATATATCATTGGAATGGTAGTAACTGGAGTCTGGTCCAGAAGATAGTACCGGACAAGACGGCAGATAATCAGTATTTTGGATCTAATGTAAAGTTGAAGGGAGGCCTCCTTATAACTATGGGGGTTGATGATTCCAAAGGTGTTGTTTATAGTTATAGGTGGAATGGCAGTGCATATGTTAACCCGCAAAAAATATTTTCACCCATTAGTGGGGAAAATGGCGGTTTTGGTTCGAGTATTTCTGTTGGCGAAAACTACATGGCCGTAACTAATTCAAATTACTATAACAATAATAATAACAATAGGGGAATGGTTGCCCTTTACAGAAAAATCAACAACTTCTGGTATTATGAGCATACTATAATAGGGGAAAATTACCATTATATTGGTGCCGATTGTGCCCTGGAAGGTTCCAGACTTATAGTTTCATCTGGCATACACCCAAAGAAAGTATATCGATTTGAAAGGAACAATGGTGTGTGGCAGGAAGTAGGAGCGATTGAGATGGATTGGACTATATCTCCCATTAAGGTAGGCTTGAGTGGCAACGATGTCTTGATCGGGGATTCTTTCTATGATGACTATCATGGCCGGGCATTGATGATGAACTTCCACTCTATAAGTGGTGCGCGCTATGGCTATTTTGATGAAGACGATGCTGAGGATCTAAAAGTGCAATCTGGCTTTATCTATCCAAATCCTGCAAGTGGTGGAAAGGTAACAATTTCAGGCACTAAAGAAATTCAAAAAATTGAAGCTTATTCTTCCCATGGTGTCCTACAAGGGCAACTTAGCTTTGACAGAAACGAGGTTGATGTTTCAAGCCTTAAGCCAGGATTGTATGTTTTGTATATTTATGATAAGGAGGGACTAAAATCGGATAAATTAATGATTGAGTAA
- a CDS encoding T9SS type A sorting domain-containing protein produces the protein MFKLKQVIFGALMATSISAFGQTPATELIRKDILELERGQSIDIHGEYTIIGSKFGKAGSNGAAMLFHNDKYIRSYRTSPIYSHDGLGNPKTVGIGQQAIVLGAPLFKVNDQEVGKVSIINKTWDGTHYNFYVDYNFYGSPDSKFGEAVATSSDWVAVGAPEKDVEGGVAMYKRNSQGVWSEKCWLPLPDFENAPFRYPSFGGNPSPFPSPANFGSSVAMDNNHLIVGAPGNGTFYIYELQGDCWVFKSEYTGNNHMGHRVDISGQHAVSCSGGFVEIYVKHWDNTWIPYQTIETDDHITDVAVEAQRLVLGKSNGGSDGQGEVSYYQQETYFNGSTWVFNFREVGKMHVDINASPNDLQEHTLLGYSVAMHNAIVVSGAPNAYYETVADGAGFRAPFYGMAPLSKAHSEVLATEDIFEESSLSLYPNPAVDVVKLSSNSKIVSAMAISTVGVTSKLSSRGNEIDVSSLKSGLYVITVTTEEGMVKETILVQ, from the coding sequence ATGTTCAAATTGAAACAAGTCATTTTTGGTGCTTTAATGGCAACCTCCATTAGTGCATTCGGACAAACACCTGCCACAGAGCTGATACGGAAGGATATCCTCGAGTTGGAAAGAGGGCAGTCAATAGATATTCACGGCGAATATACTATCATTGGTAGCAAGTTTGGCAAAGCTGGGTCAAATGGAGCCGCTATGCTATTTCACAATGACAAGTATATACGTTCCTACAGAACTTCACCGATTTATTCCCATGATGGACTTGGTAATCCAAAAACCGTAGGTATAGGACAGCAAGCCATTGTTCTTGGAGCCCCTCTTTTTAAGGTCAATGACCAGGAAGTAGGAAAAGTAAGCATCATCAACAAAACATGGGATGGGACGCATTATAATTTTTATGTGGACTATAATTTTTATGGAAGTCCTGATTCAAAGTTTGGCGAGGCTGTAGCTACTAGCAGCGACTGGGTTGCTGTCGGTGCACCGGAAAAAGATGTTGAAGGTGGCGTAGCCATGTACAAAAGAAACTCTCAAGGTGTTTGGTCGGAAAAGTGCTGGTTGCCTTTACCTGACTTCGAAAATGCCCCATTCCGGTACCCCTCTTTTGGAGGAAATCCTTCACCATTCCCTAGCCCTGCGAACTTTGGAAGTTCTGTTGCTATGGACAACAATCATTTAATAGTGGGTGCTCCAGGCAATGGTACATTCTATATTTATGAGCTACAGGGCGATTGCTGGGTTTTTAAAAGTGAATACACTGGCAATAACCATATGGGGCATAGGGTGGATATCTCAGGCCAACACGCAGTTTCCTGTTCTGGCGGTTTTGTGGAAATATATGTAAAACATTGGGACAACACTTGGATACCTTACCAGACAATTGAAACAGACGACCATATAACAGACGTAGCTGTGGAAGCACAACGTTTGGTACTCGGAAAATCTAATGGAGGTAGTGATGGGCAAGGGGAAGTAAGCTATTATCAGCAAGAAACCTATTTTAATGGTTCGACATGGGTATTTAATTTCCGAGAAGTCGGCAAAATGCACGTAGATATTAACGCCAGTCCTAATGATTTACAAGAACACACTTTACTTGGCTATTCTGTGGCCATGCACAATGCAATTGTAGTATCGGGGGCGCCAAATGCGTATTATGAGACTGTTGCAGACGGGGCAGGTTTCAGAGCTCCTTTCTATGGCATGGCACCTCTTTCCAAAGCCCACAGTGAAGTTTTGGCTACGGAAGATATTTTCGAAGAATCCTCTTTGTCTCTTTATCCTAACCCAGCAGTAGATGTGGTAAAGCTTTCATCAAATAGCAAAATTGTCTCTGCTATGGCAATAAGTACTGTGGGAGTAACAAGTAAACTCTCCTCCCGGGGCAATGAGATTGATGTTTCTTCTTTAAAATCCGGTTTGTACGTTATTACCGTAACTACGGAAGAAGGAATGGTTAAAGAAACTATATTGGTCCAATAA
- a CDS encoding ISAs1 family transposase codes for MSEPRRTIKGNFKYPLQEILFLCVSAVVSNAGDWHEIVTFGKEKIEWLRKFFPYRNGVPSHDTLERVFAKIVPDEFGECFVEWASTMFRPVENETINIDGKRIRGSYDNRKGANALHMVSAYATANQLTLGQLAVPDKSNEITAIPKLLDMITVENTTVTIDAMGCQKDITEKIIRKNGDYVIAVKNNQKELFQQIDRAFKKQVIADVHKQIDTGHGRLESRTCKLINDLRFIDAAHQWCGIKSVARLESERYNKLTGKQEQQVRYYISSHDKTAEWLNGTIRNHWAIENKLHWSLDVVFGEDSSRRRKGYTAQNFHILNKVSLILLQKHKSKETKPKKRYKAIFNDAFREEILDVF; via the coding sequence GTGTCAGAACCAAGAAGAACCATCAAAGGCAATTTCAAATATCCGCTGCAGGAGATCCTTTTTCTGTGCGTAAGTGCCGTTGTCAGCAATGCGGGGGACTGGCATGAGATTGTTACATTCGGCAAAGAAAAAATTGAATGGCTACGTAAATTTTTTCCTTACCGTAACGGTGTCCCTTCGCACGATACCCTGGAAAGGGTATTTGCAAAGATAGTACCGGATGAATTTGGCGAGTGTTTTGTAGAGTGGGCATCAACCATGTTCAGACCAGTCGAAAACGAGACAATCAATATTGACGGGAAGCGGATCCGTGGATCGTATGACAACAGAAAGGGCGCCAATGCATTGCACATGGTATCGGCTTATGCCACCGCTAACCAGCTTACCCTCGGTCAATTGGCCGTGCCAGACAAAAGCAACGAGATCACAGCCATTCCCAAGCTTTTGGATATGATAACTGTTGAAAACACAACAGTGACAATAGATGCCATGGGCTGCCAAAAAGATATTACGGAAAAAATAATCCGGAAAAACGGTGATTATGTAATTGCTGTAAAGAACAACCAGAAAGAGCTATTCCAGCAAATAGACAGGGCTTTTAAAAAACAGGTAATTGCAGATGTGCACAAACAGATAGACACGGGACATGGCAGGTTGGAGAGCCGCACCTGCAAACTGATAAATGACCTGAGGTTCATAGATGCAGCACATCAATGGTGCGGCATAAAGTCAGTGGCAAGGTTAGAGTCAGAGCGCTATAACAAGCTTACAGGAAAGCAGGAGCAACAGGTGAGGTATTATATAAGCAGCCATGACAAGACCGCTGAATGGCTTAACGGTACAATACGCAACCACTGGGCAATTGAAAACAAGCTGCACTGGAGCCTGGATGTGGTTTTTGGGGAAGATAGTTCCAGAAGAAGAAAGGGATATACAGCACAAAACTTCCACATCTTAAATAAAGTGTCCCTGATCTTGTTACAAAAACATAAATCTAAGGAAACAAAACCCAAAAAAAGGTATAAGGCAATATTCAATGATGCTTTCAGGGAAGAAATTTTAGATGTATTTTAA
- a CDS encoding SDR family oxidoreductase, producing the protein MEVKGKKIIVTGGGSGIGRELVLELLKKGASVIALDLNKTALEETTVLAQESKASLSVYELDISNQQASEALAEKLISESNIDGVINNAGIIQPFVKFNNLDYPTIERVMNVNFYGTLYLTKALLPHLLKRPEAHIVNVSSMGGFLPVPGQTIYGSAKAAVKLFTEGLRSELMDTKVNVSIVFPGAIGTDIAKNSGLGTLPGGNQKNSMKTMPAPKAAQEIIKGMEANSYRILVGSDAKFMDFIYRLNPKFAAKFIYSKMKSLLPE; encoded by the coding sequence ATGGAAGTAAAAGGTAAAAAAATTATTGTTACGGGTGGCGGAAGTGGCATAGGCAGAGAGTTAGTGCTTGAGCTATTAAAGAAAGGTGCATCTGTTATAGCACTTGATTTAAACAAAACCGCTTTAGAAGAAACCACTGTTTTAGCACAAGAAAGTAAAGCTAGCCTTTCTGTATACGAACTTGACATCAGCAACCAACAAGCAAGTGAGGCTTTAGCAGAAAAACTAATTTCAGAAAGTAATATTGACGGAGTCATTAACAATGCAGGTATTATCCAGCCATTTGTGAAGTTTAATAACTTAGACTACCCAACCATTGAGCGTGTAATGAATGTTAATTTTTATGGAACCCTTTACCTGACAAAAGCATTACTACCTCACCTATTAAAACGCCCTGAAGCGCATATAGTGAACGTCTCCAGTATGGGCGGCTTTTTACCAGTTCCCGGACAGACCATTTATGGTTCGGCTAAAGCAGCAGTAAAGCTTTTTACAGAAGGTTTAAGGTCTGAACTAATGGACACCAAAGTTAACGTAAGCATTGTATTTCCAGGCGCCATCGGTACAGATATAGCTAAAAATTCAGGATTAGGCACTTTGCCAGGAGGAAACCAAAAGAATTCAATGAAAACCATGCCAGCCCCAAAAGCTGCTCAAGAAATCATTAAAGGAATGGAAGCAAACAGTTACCGCATCCTGGTAGGCTCTGATGCAAAGTTTATGGACTTTATATACAGACTCAATCCCAAATTTGCAGCAAAATTTATATACTCAAAGATGAAATCTCTATTGCCGGAGTAA